A DNA window from Onthophagus taurus isolate NC chromosome 1, IU_Otau_3.0, whole genome shotgun sequence contains the following coding sequences:
- the LOC111416499 gene encoding ecto-NOX disulfide-thiol exchanger 2 isoform X1 produces the protein MAFHYTSQSQLGKFHSICLGSDCEYKGDIDFSRLKINVRTGPQNFLVGGGSESIDFRDPFGTSNKMNDTTAEFVSKSNPTTSKIVVEDNNKDDNSQSPPQKSRKDRRLERGSRRDRRESDKTRDDSDSNLSNTPEVIPIQNGIPPNVWGGVMGMGYPMVGVNMIMDPNMMSMGNYGMIPPMMAPDPNIIPTEPSIIINPVKEIIHCKSCTLFPPNPNAPPPTTRERPPGCRTVFVGGLPENMTEEIITEVFERCGEITTLRLSKKNFCHIRFVYEASIDSAIFLSGYRIRIGSNNDPPNTGRLHVDYAQARDDQYEWECRQRQLQREQRHRERMEEERLRPPSPPPVVHYTDHEASAVSEKLKQDDTFTKAVQIVITWLERGDCSKRNANTFYSMIQSTNSHVRRLLNEKTQYEDELMKAREIMKGRMQGILLQFSQIERLFSAACHKKVWDHFTKAQRKNIELWKKQSMEIKNVQLDGEISVEKADDEMDVSDEEETIRKKPRTDMINQEDVLREENNNLRMQVEAYKNEVEVVKMDLKKDIDEKDKQFKMLQQTLQGMQQQLIEAKRKQIEEETKVKELQLKISKEKKSQIDNNIVNLEDNESDKAESVCSINESLETISTQPLSEKEAKLIGIISTFLNVHPFGAGLDYIWSYVSKLETNLRPADIELLMSKFPAVFKQELVGIGANIERRWQFYAYKQA, from the exons ATGGCGTTTCACTATACAAGCCAATCCCAGTTAGGTAAGTTTCATTCAATATGCCTCGGATCTGACTGCGAATACAAGGGCGATATTGATTTTtcacgtttaaaaataaatgtccGCACAGGGCCGCAGAATTTTCTCGTTGGCGGCGGTTCTGAGTCAATCGACTTCCGCGATCCATTCGGTACTAGTAACAAAATGAACGATACCACCGCAGAATTCGTTTCAAAATCAAACCCGACCACCTCCAAGATAGTTGTCgaagataataataaagacGATAATAGTCAAAGTCCTCCTCAAAAATCACGGAAAGATCGCCGATTGGAACGAGGGTCAAGACGCGATCGAAGGGAATCTGATAAAACTCGTGATGACTCCGATTCTAACCTCTCTAATACCCCGGAAGTGATTCCCATTCAAAACGGGATACCTCCGAATGTATGGGGTGGAGTTATGGGGATGGGTTATCCGATGGTTGGTGTAAATATGATTATGGACCCAAATATGATGTCGATGGGGAATTACGGGATGATTCCTCCGATGATGGCACCAGATCCGAATATTATTCCTACAGAAccaagtattattattaacccAGTTAAAGAAATTATACATTGTAAGAGTTGTACGTTATTTCCTCCAAATCCAAACGCCCCACCTCCGACTACACGAGAAAGGCCACCGGGGTGTAGAACAGTTTTCGTAGGTGGTCTCCCAGAGAATATGACCGAAGAAATAATTACCGAAGTTTTTGAACGTTGTGGAGAGATAACTACGTTACgtttaagcaaaaaaaatttttgtcataTCCGATTTGTTTATGAAGCATCCATCGATTCAGCTATTTTTCTTTCTGGGTATCGAATTCGTATTGGTTCTAATAATGATCCCCCAAATACTGGACGTTTACATGTTGATTATGCTCAG GCGAGAGATGACCAATATGAATGGGAATGTAGACAACGGCAATTACAAAGAGAACAACGGCACCGAGAACGAATGGAAGAGGAGCGATTAAGACCACCATCACCACCACCAGTTGTACATTATACAGATCATGAAGCTTCGGCTGTTTCTGAGAAATTAAAGCAAGATGATACTTTTACGAAAGCTGTGcag ATTGTGATAACATGGTTAGAACGAGGGGATTGCAGTAAAAGAAATgcaaatactttttattcgATGATCCAATCGACGAATTCGCATGTTCGAAGACTACTTAATGAAAAAACTCAATACGAAGATGAATTGATGAAGGCTCGGGAAATAATGAAAGGACGGATGCAGGGGATTTTATTACAAT TCAGTCAAATCGAGCGTTTGTTCTCGGCCGCCTGCCATAAGAAGGTTTGGGACCATTTCACCAAAGCGCAAAGAAAGAACATTGAACTGTGGAAAAAGCAATCGATG gagataaaaaatgttcaactTGATGGCGAAATAAGCGTTGAAAAAGCCGATGATGAAATGGACGTTTCTGATGAAGAGGAAACAATTAGGAAAAAACCCAGAACTGATATGATTAATCAAGAAGACGTACTTAGGgaggaaaataataatttacgcATGCAAGTTGAAGCTTATAAAAATGAG gtTGAAGTTGttaaaatggatttaaaaaaagatattgatgaaaaagataaacaatttaaaatgctTCAACAAACCTTACAAGGGATGCAACAACAATTAATAGAAGCTAAACGTAAACAAATTGAAGAAGAAACCAAAGTAAAAGAGCtccaattaaaaatatcaaaagaaaaaaaatcacaaatcgataacaatatcGTTAATTTGGAAGATAATGAATCTGATAAAGCTGAAAGTGTATGTAGTATTAATGAAAGTTTAGAAACGATTTCCACACAACCTTTATCTGAAAAGGAAGCGAAGTTAATAGGGATTATCTCAACGTTTCTTAACGTGCATCCTTTCGGAGCCGGCTTAGATTATATTTGGTCGTATGTTAGTaaattagaaacaaatttaCGACCTGCCGATATCGAATTATTAATGTCTAAGTTTCCCGCAGTCTTTAAACAAGAACTTGTGGGGATCGGAGCTAATATTGAACGCCGATGGCAATTTTATGCTTATAAACAAGCGTAA
- the LOC111416501 gene encoding ubiquitin-conjugating enzyme E2 W: protein MAGMSPSERRLQKELMSLMKEPPPGVSVDVDLTGQNLLQWIVHMEGVNGTLYEGESFQLQFKFTNKYPFDSPEVTFIGNNIPVHPHVYSNGHICLSILTDDWSPALSVQSVCLSIVSMLSSCKEKKRPPDNAFYVKTCSKNPKKTKWWYHDDSV from the exons ATGGCAGGAATGTCTCCCTCTGAA AGAAGACTTCAAAAGGAATTGATGTCTTTAATGAAAGAACCACCACCGGGAGTATCTGTGGATGTTGATTTGACAggacaaaatttattaca gtgGATTGTTCATATGGAGGGTGTTAACGGAACGCTTTATGAGGGTGAAAGTTTTCAATTACAGTTCAAATTCACCAATAAATATCCTTTTGATTCGCCAGAG gtAACATTTATTGGAAACAATATCCCAGTTCATCCACATGTATATAGTAATGGTCACATTTGCCTTTCAATATTAACGGATGATTGGTCACCAGCACTTTCTGTTCAATCAGTATGTTTATCGATTGTGTCCATGCTCAGTAGTTGCAAAGAAAAg AAAAGGCCTCCCGATAATgctttttatgtaaaaactTGTAGTAAAAACCCAAAGAAAACGAAATGGTGGTATCACg atgACTCGGTATAA
- the LOC111416499 gene encoding ecto-NOX disulfide-thiol exchanger 2 isoform X2: MAFHYTSQSQLGPQNFLVGGGSESIDFRDPFGTSNKMNDTTAEFVSKSNPTTSKIVVEDNNKDDNSQSPPQKSRKDRRLERGSRRDRRESDKTRDDSDSNLSNTPEVIPIQNGIPPNVWGGVMGMGYPMVGVNMIMDPNMMSMGNYGMIPPMMAPDPNIIPTEPSIIINPVKEIIHCKSCTLFPPNPNAPPPTTRERPPGCRTVFVGGLPENMTEEIITEVFERCGEITTLRLSKKNFCHIRFVYEASIDSAIFLSGYRIRIGSNNDPPNTGRLHVDYAQARDDQYEWECRQRQLQREQRHRERMEEERLRPPSPPPVVHYTDHEASAVSEKLKQDDTFTKAVQIVITWLERGDCSKRNANTFYSMIQSTNSHVRRLLNEKTQYEDELMKAREIMKGRMQGILLQFSQIERLFSAACHKKVWDHFTKAQRKNIELWKKQSMEIKNVQLDGEISVEKADDEMDVSDEEETIRKKPRTDMINQEDVLREENNNLRMQVEAYKNEVEVVKMDLKKDIDEKDKQFKMLQQTLQGMQQQLIEAKRKQIEEETKVKELQLKISKEKKSQIDNNIVNLEDNESDKAESVCSINESLETISTQPLSEKEAKLIGIISTFLNVHPFGAGLDYIWSYVSKLETNLRPADIELLMSKFPAVFKQELVGIGANIERRWQFYAYKQA, encoded by the exons ATGGCGTTTCACTATACAAGCCAATCCCAGTTAG GGCCGCAGAATTTTCTCGTTGGCGGCGGTTCTGAGTCAATCGACTTCCGCGATCCATTCGGTACTAGTAACAAAATGAACGATACCACCGCAGAATTCGTTTCAAAATCAAACCCGACCACCTCCAAGATAGTTGTCgaagataataataaagacGATAATAGTCAAAGTCCTCCTCAAAAATCACGGAAAGATCGCCGATTGGAACGAGGGTCAAGACGCGATCGAAGGGAATCTGATAAAACTCGTGATGACTCCGATTCTAACCTCTCTAATACCCCGGAAGTGATTCCCATTCAAAACGGGATACCTCCGAATGTATGGGGTGGAGTTATGGGGATGGGTTATCCGATGGTTGGTGTAAATATGATTATGGACCCAAATATGATGTCGATGGGGAATTACGGGATGATTCCTCCGATGATGGCACCAGATCCGAATATTATTCCTACAGAAccaagtattattattaacccAGTTAAAGAAATTATACATTGTAAGAGTTGTACGTTATTTCCTCCAAATCCAAACGCCCCACCTCCGACTACACGAGAAAGGCCACCGGGGTGTAGAACAGTTTTCGTAGGTGGTCTCCCAGAGAATATGACCGAAGAAATAATTACCGAAGTTTTTGAACGTTGTGGAGAGATAACTACGTTACgtttaagcaaaaaaaatttttgtcataTCCGATTTGTTTATGAAGCATCCATCGATTCAGCTATTTTTCTTTCTGGGTATCGAATTCGTATTGGTTCTAATAATGATCCCCCAAATACTGGACGTTTACATGTTGATTATGCTCAG GCGAGAGATGACCAATATGAATGGGAATGTAGACAACGGCAATTACAAAGAGAACAACGGCACCGAGAACGAATGGAAGAGGAGCGATTAAGACCACCATCACCACCACCAGTTGTACATTATACAGATCATGAAGCTTCGGCTGTTTCTGAGAAATTAAAGCAAGATGATACTTTTACGAAAGCTGTGcag ATTGTGATAACATGGTTAGAACGAGGGGATTGCAGTAAAAGAAATgcaaatactttttattcgATGATCCAATCGACGAATTCGCATGTTCGAAGACTACTTAATGAAAAAACTCAATACGAAGATGAATTGATGAAGGCTCGGGAAATAATGAAAGGACGGATGCAGGGGATTTTATTACAAT TCAGTCAAATCGAGCGTTTGTTCTCGGCCGCCTGCCATAAGAAGGTTTGGGACCATTTCACCAAAGCGCAAAGAAAGAACATTGAACTGTGGAAAAAGCAATCGATG gagataaaaaatgttcaactTGATGGCGAAATAAGCGTTGAAAAAGCCGATGATGAAATGGACGTTTCTGATGAAGAGGAAACAATTAGGAAAAAACCCAGAACTGATATGATTAATCAAGAAGACGTACTTAGGgaggaaaataataatttacgcATGCAAGTTGAAGCTTATAAAAATGAG gtTGAAGTTGttaaaatggatttaaaaaaagatattgatgaaaaagataaacaatttaaaatgctTCAACAAACCTTACAAGGGATGCAACAACAATTAATAGAAGCTAAACGTAAACAAATTGAAGAAGAAACCAAAGTAAAAGAGCtccaattaaaaatatcaaaagaaaaaaaatcacaaatcgataacaatatcGTTAATTTGGAAGATAATGAATCTGATAAAGCTGAAAGTGTATGTAGTATTAATGAAAGTTTAGAAACGATTTCCACACAACCTTTATCTGAAAAGGAAGCGAAGTTAATAGGGATTATCTCAACGTTTCTTAACGTGCATCCTTTCGGAGCCGGCTTAGATTATATTTGGTCGTATGTTAGTaaattagaaacaaatttaCGACCTGCCGATATCGAATTATTAATGTCTAAGTTTCCCGCAGTCTTTAAACAAGAACTTGTGGGGATCGGAGCTAATATTGAACGCCGATGGCAATTTTATGCTTATAAACAAGCGTAA
- the LOC111416485 gene encoding putative inositol monophosphatase 3 encodes MNLAGTVHLNKTGIAIFAIGFLLIFYYAFLRDTSSMNNIRTINLKELLQTSILAANEGGLEVLKYKNTNDIRSKGKTKEGANDSVTMADLKSHCVMMGTIKSYDKRIRVISEEAVDKCDYTGSDRIIKLSEIDELVDVNVPVDDVTVWIDPLDATQEFTEGLLHYVTTMVCVAVKNRAVIGVIYQPLIKKWYWGWVGVGLSDKNIQVKAKSDDFIKIIVSRSHKGAVEQMIKSSQLKNFKITTAGGAGYKVLEVVKGENDVYIHTTNIKKWDICAGNAILDALGGKMVDLKGNLIDYGYDSNHIHENGLIASTKSDDIYLNKFVNN; translated from the exons ATGAATTTAGCAGGGACAGTACACTTAAATAAAACTGGAATAGCAATATTTGCAAtaggttttttattaattttttattatgctTTCTTGAGGGACACATCATCAATGAACAACATTagaacaattaatttaaaagaattactTCAAACATCGATACTGGCAGCTAACGAGGGTGGTTTGGAAGTGctcaaatacaaaaatactaATGATATTAGAAGTAAAGGTAAAACGAAAGAAGGTGCTAACGATTCTGTGACTATGGCTGATTTAAAATCACACTGTGTTATGATGGGGACTATAAAATCGTATGATAAAAGAATTCGTGTGATATCAGAGGAAGCTGTAGATAAATGTGATTATACTGGTAGTGAtagaataattaaattatcggAAATTGATGAGTTAGTTGATGTTAATGTTCCAGTAGATGATGTTACTGTTTGGATTGATCCTTTAGATGCTACACAAGAATTTactg AGGGCTTATTACATTATGTAACTACAATGGTTTGTGTTGCCGTTAAAAATAGGGCTGTTATTGGTGTTATTTATCaaccattaattaaaaagtggtACTGGGGATGGGTCGGTGTTGGATTATCTGATAAAAACATACAAGTTAAAGCTAAATCGGAcgattttataaagataatcGTATCAAGATCACATAAAGGTGCCGTTGAACAAATGATTAAATCTAGtcaattaaagaattttaaaataacaacagCGGGAGGGGCAG gttataAAGTATTAGAAGTGGTAAAGGGTGAAAACGATGTTTATATACACAcaacaaacataaaaaaatgggATATTTGCGCTGGAAATGCTATACTTGATGCGCTCGGTGGAAAAATGGTTGATTTAAAAGGGAATTTAATCGATTATGGGTATGATAGTAATCACATACATGAAAATGGATTAATTGCATCTACCAAAAGCgatgatatttatttaaataaatttgtaaataattaa
- the LOC111416500 gene encoding cysteine sulfinic acid decarboxylase, which produces MPSDNLLITSEDPVSSGVSSEDDDVGHQKELSLKKDVLSNFESLPDKNKHETFLKDCVDLLLKEAVFHGTDRENKVLDWKSPEELLEIFDFNLNGSPSTHEELKSILKNVVKFSVKTGHPYFVNQLFSSLDPYGLIGQWLTDALNPSVYTYEVSPVFTLMEEVVLKEMRIIVGYKDGKGDGIFCPGGSMANGYAISCARYKFNPNLKETGLHNFPRLVLFTSEDAHYSVKKMASFLGIGTKNVYTIKTDDKGKINVDLLKNEIERVKSEGGVPFMVSATAGTTVLGAFDPINDLADVCEEHNLWLHVDAAWGGGALISEKYKNLMKGIHRADSITWNPHKLLTAPQQCSTLLLKHEGILSGAHSANAAYLFQKDKFYDTSYDTGDKHVQCGRRADVLKFWYMWKAKGTHGLTRHVEKVFDNAEYFTKTIKSKENFKMVLEEPECTNVCFWYVPPSLLGKENEDDYEEKLHKIAPKIKERMMKDGSMMVTYQAQKDWPNFFRIVFQNSALTHDDMMHFIQTIERLGCDL; this is translated from the exons aTGCCTTCAGACAATCTTTTAATAACCAGTGAAGATCCAGTTTCCTCCGGGGTTTCCTCCGAAGACGACGACGTCGGACATCAAAAagaattatcattaaaaaaagatgttttatCCAATTTTGAGAGTCTCCCGGATAAAAATAAGCACGAAACGTTTTTGAAAGATTGCGTCGATTTGTTGCTAAAAGAAGCGGTTTTTCATGGTACAGATCGGGAAAATAAAGTGTTGGATTGGAAAAGTCCCGAGGAATTATTGGAAatctttgattttaatttaaacggaTCGCCATCGACTCACGaagaattaaaatcaattcttAAAAACGTCGTTAAGTTTTCGGTGAAAACTGGACATCCATATTTTGtaaatcaacttttttcaTCTTTGGATCCGTACGGTTTAATTGGACAATGGTTAACAGACGCTTTAAATCCAAGCGTTTACACTTACGAAGTCTCGCCAGTTTTTACTTTAATGGAAGAAGtcgttttaaaagaaatgagaATTATCGTTGGGTATAAAGATGGTAAAGGTGATGGTATTTTTTGTCCAGGTGGTTCTATGGCTAACGGATATGCTATTAGTTGTGCAAGATacaaatttaatccaaatttAAAG gaAACTGGTCTTCATAACTTTCCACGTTTAGTCCTTTTTACATCGGAAGATGCTCATTACTCGGTTAAAAAGATGGCTTCTTTCCTGGGGATTGGCACAAAAAACGTTTACACAATAAAAACCGACGATAAAGGAAAAATCAATGTTGATTTACTTAAAAATGAGATTGAAAGGGTGAAATCGGAAGGTGGTGTTCCGTTTATGGTTAGTGCAACGGCTGGGACGACGGTTTTGGGTGCTTTTGATCCTATAAATGACCTGGCGGATGTTTGCGAAGAACATAACTTGTGGTTGCATGTTGATGCGGCTTGGGGAGGTGGTGCATTAATTTctgaaaagtacaaaaatctCATGAAAGGAATTCATCG tgcTGATTCAATAACTTGGAATCCCCACAAACTATTAACAGCCCCTCAACAATGTTCCACATTACTATTAAAACACGAAGGAATTTTAAGTGGAGCTCACTCGGCGAATGCtgcttatttatttcaaaaagataaattttacgATACCAGTTATGATACCGGTGATAAACACGTTCAATGTGGACGAAGAGCTGATGTGCTTAAATTTTGGTATATGTGGAAAGCGAAAGGAACCCACGGTTTAACCCGACAtgttgaaaaagtttttgataacGCTGAATATTTCacaaaaacgataaaatcaaaggaaaactttaaaatggtgCTTGAAGAACCTGAATGTACAAACGTATGTTTTTGGTACGTCCCCCCCAGTTTGTTGGGTAAAGAAAACGAAGATGATTATGAGGAGAAGCTTCATAAGATTGCTCCGAAAATTAAAGAGAGAATGATGAAGGATGGTTCTATGATGGTTACGTATCAAGCCCAAAAAGATTGGCCTAACTTTTTTAGGatcgtttttcaaaattcagcATTAACTCACGATGATATGATGCATTTTATACAAACGATTGAAAGATTAGGATgtgatttataa